From one Streptomyces sp. Q6 genomic stretch:
- a CDS encoding GAF domain-containing sensor histidine kinase, translating to MAAPPEPGVPSPAEPAASSAEAATRATRSLQGLSTELTARVPQLLEAMRSVGTGLELHSTLDRICETAAELADAKYAAIGVVAEDGDGLSDFVYHGVDDATARLIGRLPDGHRGLLGALIHDPTPVRLADLSEDPRSCGFPAHHPPMRTFLGVPIRVQGEIFGNLYLTEKRGGGEFNDYDLNMVRVLATEAGIAIGNARLYEAAKQRERWIDGSVAVTTALLSGGDAEDALQVVAEQARQLSDSAAGIVLLPASEGGMEIVAVASDGPSAALGVIVPPESEIVCELLDGQAVFVEDAATDPRVLTDLARDYGPAMMLPLQSDGRVLGTLVMPRARGARPFTEVERTLATQFASQAALALMMAEAQRDRERLAVFEDRDRIARDLHDLVIQRLFATGMMLEGAQRRSVVPEVQAGIGKSVDELDVTIQEIRTAIFALQQGPAEAPSGLRTRVLREINMAAVPLGFKPSHRFLGPVDTVVGELTGKNLIAALREALSNAFRHAQAGHIDVVVDAGAILPDGRQGVRLTVADDGVGIPEGGRRSGLKNLKRRAESLGGDSWYGPGLGDDGGGTTVVWQAPY from the coding sequence ATGGCAGCACCCCCGGAACCCGGCGTCCCGTCCCCCGCTGAGCCCGCCGCGAGCTCCGCGGAGGCGGCGACCCGGGCCACGCGCAGCCTTCAGGGGCTGTCCACCGAATTGACCGCGCGGGTGCCGCAGCTCCTGGAGGCGATGCGGTCCGTGGGCACCGGTCTGGAGCTGCACTCCACGCTGGACCGGATCTGCGAGACCGCCGCCGAGCTGGCGGACGCCAAGTATGCGGCGATCGGCGTCGTGGCCGAGGACGGCGACGGCCTCTCGGACTTCGTCTACCACGGAGTCGACGACGCGACCGCGCGTCTCATCGGACGGCTGCCCGACGGGCACCGGGGCCTGCTCGGCGCCCTGATCCACGACCCGACACCGGTGCGCCTGGCCGACCTCTCCGAGGATCCGCGCTCGTGCGGCTTTCCGGCGCACCATCCGCCGATGCGGACGTTTCTCGGCGTCCCCATCCGCGTACAGGGCGAGATCTTCGGAAATCTGTACCTCACGGAGAAGCGCGGCGGCGGCGAGTTCAACGACTACGACCTGAACATGGTCCGGGTGCTCGCCACGGAGGCCGGCATCGCGATCGGCAACGCACGCCTCTACGAAGCGGCCAAACAGCGCGAGCGGTGGATCGACGGGTCCGTGGCGGTGACCACCGCGCTGCTGTCCGGCGGCGACGCCGAGGACGCGCTCCAAGTGGTCGCCGAACAGGCCCGCCAGCTGTCGGACTCGGCGGCGGGGATAGTGCTGCTGCCCGCCTCCGAGGGCGGCATGGAGATCGTCGCCGTGGCGTCGGACGGGCCGTCGGCCGCGCTCGGCGTGATCGTCCCGCCGGAGAGCGAGATCGTCTGCGAGCTCCTGGACGGGCAGGCCGTGTTCGTCGAGGACGCGGCCACCGATCCGCGCGTGCTGACCGATCTCGCGCGGGACTACGGCCCGGCCATGATGCTGCCCCTCCAGAGCGACGGGCGCGTCCTGGGGACGCTGGTCATGCCCCGCGCGCGCGGCGCCCGTCCGTTCACCGAGGTGGAGCGGACGCTCGCCACCCAGTTCGCGTCCCAGGCCGCGCTCGCGCTGATGATGGCCGAGGCGCAACGGGACCGGGAGCGGCTCGCCGTCTTCGAGGACCGCGACCGGATCGCGCGGGATCTGCACGACCTCGTCATCCAGCGGCTCTTCGCCACCGGGATGATGCTGGAGGGCGCCCAGCGCCGCTCCGTGGTGCCCGAGGTGCAGGCCGGGATCGGCAAGTCCGTGGACGAGCTGGACGTCACCATCCAGGAGATCCGCACCGCCATCTTCGCCCTCCAGCAGGGCCCCGCGGAGGCGCCGTCGGGGCTGCGCACGCGCGTGCTGAGGGAGATCAACATGGCCGCGGTGCCGCTCGGCTTCAAGCCCTCGCACCGCTTCCTCGGCCCCGTCGACACGGTCGTCGGCGAACTCACCGGGAAGAACCTCATCGCGGCGCTCAGGGAGGCGCTCTCGAACGCCTTCCGGCACGCGCAGGCCGGGCACATCGACGTGGTCGTGGACGCCGGCGCGATCCTCCCCGACGGCCGCCAGGGCGTCCGTCTGACCGTCGCCGACGACGGCGTGGGCATCCCCGAGGGCGGCCGGCGCAGCGGCCTGAAGAACCTCAAGCGCCGCGCCGAGTCGCTCGGCGGCGACAGCTGGTACGGCCCCGGGCTCGGCGACGACGGAGGCGGCACCACGGTGGTGTGGCAGGCGCCGTACTGA
- the cydD gene encoding thiol reductant ABC exporter subunit CydD has product MKPIDQRLLRYARATRFFLIAVVLLGVAGAGLVIAQAMLIAEVVVGAFQHGSDVAHLRTPLLLLVVVAAGRGLVAWLTEMAAHRASAAVKSELRGRLLERAAQLGPGWLSGQRTGSLVALATRGVDALDDYFSRYLPQLGLAVVVPVAVLARVVTEDWVSAAIIVGTLPLIPVFMILIGWATQSRMDRQWRLLSRLSGHFLDVVAGLPTLKVFGRAKAQAESIRKITGEYRRATVRTLRIAFLSSFALELLATLSVALVAVTIGMRLVHGEMDLYVGLVILVLAPEAYLPLRQVGAQYHAAAEGLAAAEEIFAVLETPLPERGAGEVPAAGGLRFDGVRVRYEGRDEDAVSGVSFDVADGETVALVGPSGAGKSTLISALLGFVRPSSGRILVGGTDLAEVSREAWHARVAWVPQRPQLYAGTIADNVRLARPGADDAAVRDALREAGALEFVDALPDGTRTELGEDGAGLSAGQRQRLALARAFLADRPVVLLDEPTAALDGATEAGIVEAVRRLAVGRTVLLVVHRPALLAVADRVVRLEAAGAGRLPQTAPAALAGVPEQARRTPDEAPAQERELPVSRRRHVLARLREAARPRRSRLALALLLGALALGSSVGLMATSGWLISRASQQPPVLYLMVAVTATRAFGIGRACFRYAERLVSHDAVLRMLADTRVAVYRRLERLAPAGLRAHRRGDLLSRLVADVDALQDYWLRWLLPASVAALVGAGSVAFTAWMLPAAGAVLAVGLLLAGVGVPLLSGAVARRAERRLAPARGVLATRAAELLTGTAELTVAGALPRRTKQTAEADSVLTRIASRTATATALGDGLTALITGLTVAGAALAGVQGVRAGQLDGVATAVVVLTPLAAFEAVLGLPLAVQYRQRVRKSAERVYEVLDAPEPVREPESPAVMPRDPFPLVVRDLAARYEGQARDALAGVDLTLERGRRVAVVGPSGSGKTTLAQVLLRFLDADAGTYTLGGTDAYALESDDVRRVVGLCAQDAHLFDSSVRENLLLAKKDATEDELRAVLGRVRLLEWADALPDGLDTLVGEHAARLSGGQRQRLALARALLADFPVLVLDEPAEHLDLETADALTADLLDATRGRTTVLITHRLAGLDAVDEVLVLDGGRVAQRGAYADLAAVEGPLRELREREGAAELLAGAGSGR; this is encoded by the coding sequence GTGAAACCGATCGACCAGCGTCTGCTCCGGTACGCCCGGGCCACCCGCTTCTTCCTGATCGCGGTGGTGCTCCTCGGCGTCGCCGGGGCGGGCCTGGTCATCGCCCAGGCGATGCTCATCGCCGAGGTGGTGGTGGGAGCCTTCCAGCACGGCTCCGACGTGGCGCACCTGCGTACCCCGCTGCTGCTGTTGGTGGTCGTGGCCGCGGGGCGCGGCCTGGTCGCCTGGCTCACCGAGATGGCGGCGCACCGGGCGAGCGCCGCGGTGAAGTCGGAACTGCGCGGACGGCTCCTCGAGCGGGCCGCGCAGCTCGGTCCCGGCTGGCTGAGCGGGCAGCGCACCGGGTCCCTGGTGGCGCTCGCGACGCGCGGGGTGGACGCGCTCGACGACTACTTCTCGCGCTATCTGCCGCAGTTGGGGCTGGCGGTGGTGGTCCCGGTGGCGGTGCTCGCCCGCGTCGTCACCGAGGACTGGGTGTCGGCGGCGATCATCGTCGGCACGCTGCCCCTCATCCCGGTCTTCATGATCCTCATCGGCTGGGCCACCCAGTCCCGGATGGACCGTCAGTGGCGGCTCCTGTCCCGCCTCTCGGGGCACTTCCTGGACGTGGTCGCGGGCCTGCCGACCCTGAAGGTCTTCGGCCGCGCCAAGGCGCAGGCCGAGTCCATCCGCAAGATCACCGGCGAGTACCGCAGGGCAACAGTGCGCACCCTGCGGATCGCCTTCTTGTCGTCCTTCGCCCTGGAACTGCTCGCGACGCTGTCGGTCGCCCTCGTCGCCGTCACCATCGGCATGCGGCTCGTCCACGGCGAGATGGACCTCTACGTGGGTCTGGTCATCCTGGTCCTCGCGCCCGAGGCGTATCTGCCGCTGCGGCAGGTCGGAGCGCAGTACCACGCGGCGGCCGAGGGGCTGGCGGCGGCGGAGGAGATCTTCGCCGTCCTGGAGACCCCGCTGCCCGAGCGGGGCGCCGGAGAGGTTCCGGCGGCCGGCGGTCTGCGGTTCGACGGTGTCCGCGTCCGCTACGAAGGGCGGGACGAGGACGCTGTCTCCGGGGTGTCCTTCGACGTCGCCGACGGGGAGACCGTCGCCCTGGTCGGGCCGAGCGGCGCCGGCAAATCGACGCTTATCAGTGCCCTGTTGGGCTTCGTGCGCCCTAGCAGCGGTCGGATTCTCGTCGGCGGCACGGATCTCGCCGAGGTGTCGCGGGAGGCGTGGCACGCGCGCGTGGCGTGGGTGCCGCAGCGGCCGCAGCTGTACGCGGGGACGATCGCGGACAACGTACGGCTCGCGCGGCCCGGCGCGGACGACGCCGCGGTGCGGGACGCGCTGCGCGAGGCGGGTGCGCTGGAGTTCGTCGACGCGCTGCCCGACGGCACGCGGACCGAACTGGGTGAGGACGGGGCCGGGCTCTCGGCGGGACAGCGGCAACGGCTCGCTCTCGCGCGGGCGTTCCTCGCCGACCGGCCCGTCGTGCTGCTCGACGAGCCGACGGCCGCGCTCGACGGCGCGACCGAGGCGGGCATCGTCGAGGCGGTGCGCAGGCTCGCCGTCGGGCGGACCGTGCTGCTGGTCGTGCACCGGCCGGCGCTGCTGGCCGTGGCCGACCGTGTGGTGCGCCTGGAGGCGGCCGGCGCGGGGCGGCTGCCGCAGACCGCGCCCGCCGCGCTCGCCGGAGTCCCGGAGCAGGCCCGCAGGACGCCGGACGAGGCGCCCGCGCAGGAGCGGGAGCTGCCCGTGTCGCGGCGTCGTCATGTGCTCGCGCGGCTGCGCGAGGCGGCCCGTCCGCGCCGCTCGCGGCTCGCGCTCGCGCTGCTGCTGGGGGCGCTGGCCCTCGGCAGCTCCGTCGGCCTGATGGCGACGTCCGGGTGGCTGATCTCGCGGGCCTCGCAGCAGCCGCCGGTGCTGTACCTGATGGTCGCGGTCACGGCCACGCGCGCGTTCGGCATCGGCCGTGCCTGCTTCCGGTACGCGGAGCGGCTCGTGTCGCACGACGCGGTGCTGCGGATGCTGGCCGACACCCGGGTCGCCGTCTACCGGCGCCTGGAGCGGCTCGCGCCCGCCGGGCTGCGGGCCCACCGGCGCGGCGACCTGCTGTCCCGGCTCGTCGCCGATGTGGACGCACTCCAGGACTACTGGCTGCGCTGGCTGCTGCCCGCGTCGGTCGCGGCACTTGTAGGGGCCGGGTCCGTGGCGTTCACCGCATGGATGCTGCCCGCGGCCGGTGCCGTGCTCGCCGTCGGACTGCTGCTCGCCGGTGTCGGCGTGCCGCTGCTGTCCGGCGCAGTGGCCCGCCGCGCGGAACGCAGACTGGCCCCCGCGCGGGGAGTGCTCGCCACCCGGGCGGCCGAACTGCTCACCGGAACCGCCGAACTGACCGTCGCCGGCGCCCTTCCGCGCCGGACGAAGCAGACCGCTGAAGCCGACTCCGTGCTGACGCGGATCGCCTCCCGCACGGCCACCGCCACCGCCCTCGGCGACGGCCTCACCGCCCTGATCACCGGCCTGACGGTGGCGGGCGCCGCGCTCGCCGGTGTCCAGGGCGTGCGCGCCGGGCAGCTCGACGGGGTCGCGACGGCGGTCGTCGTCCTGACGCCGCTCGCCGCGTTCGAGGCCGTGCTCGGGCTGCCCCTCGCCGTGCAGTACCGGCAGCGGGTCCGCAAGAGCGCCGAGCGCGTCTACGAGGTCCTCGACGCCCCCGAACCCGTACGAGAGCCCGAGAGCCCCGCAGTGATGCCGCGGGACCCCTTCCCGCTCGTCGTGCGCGACCTCGCGGCCCGGTACGAGGGGCAGGCGCGGGACGCGCTCGCCGGGGTCGACCTGACGCTGGAACGCGGGCGCAGGGTCGCCGTCGTCGGCCCGTCCGGATCCGGCAAGACGACCCTCGCCCAGGTGCTGCTGCGCTTCCTCGACGCGGACGCCGGGACGTACACGCTCGGCGGCACCGACGCCTACGCCCTCGAAAGCGACGACGTGCGCCGCGTCGTCGGGCTCTGCGCCCAGGACGCGCACCTCTTCGACAGCAGCGTCCGCGAGAACCTGCTGCTCGCCAAGAAGGACGCCACCGAGGACGAGCTGCGGGCCGTGCTCGGCCGCGTACGCCTTCTGGAGTGGGCGGACGCTCTGCCCGACGGGCTCGACACCCTGGTCGGCGAGCACGCCGCGCGGCTGTCCGGCGGGCAGCGGCAGCGGCTCGCGCTGGCCCGCGCGCTGCTCGCGGACTTCCCCGTCCTCGTCCTGGACGAGCCCGCCGAGCACCTGGACCTGGAGACGGCCGACGCGCTCACCGCCGACCTGCTGGACGCGACCCGGGGGCGGACGACCGTGCTGATCACGCACCGCCTGGCCGGTCTCGACGCGGTGGACGAGGTGCTTGTCCTGGACGGCGGGCGGGTCGCGCAGCGGGGCGCGTACGCCGACCTCGCCGCCGTCGAGGGGCCGCTGCGGGAGCTGCGCGAGCGCGAGGGCGCGGCGGAGCTCCTGGCCGGCGCGGGGTCGGGCCGGTGA
- the cydB gene encoding cytochrome d ubiquinol oxidase subunit II, producing MELHDVWFVLIAVLWIGYFFLEGFDFGVGILTKLLARDRTERRVLINTIGPVWDGNEVWLLTAGGATFAAFPEWYATLFSGFYLPLLIILVCLIVRGVAFEYRAKRPEEKWQTNWEHAIFWTSLIPALLWGVAFGNIVRGVKIDKNFEYVGNFWDLLNPYAILGGLVTLTLFTFHGAVFTALKTVGDIRMRARKMALTLGLVAAVLALGFLIWTQVDHGDGWSLIAMIVAVVALVGAIGTIKIGREGWSFALSGITITAAVAMLFLSLFPNVMPSSLDPAWSLTVSNASSSPYTLKIMTWCAGIATPLVLLYQSWTYWVFRKRIGTHHIADAAH from the coding sequence ATGGAACTTCACGACGTCTGGTTCGTCCTCATCGCGGTCCTCTGGATCGGCTACTTCTTCCTGGAGGGCTTCGACTTCGGGGTCGGCATCCTCACCAAGCTGCTGGCCCGTGACCGCACCGAGCGCCGGGTCCTGATCAACACGATCGGGCCGGTCTGGGACGGCAACGAGGTGTGGCTGCTGACGGCGGGCGGTGCGACCTTCGCCGCCTTCCCCGAGTGGTACGCGACCCTCTTCTCCGGCTTCTACCTGCCGCTGCTGATCATCCTGGTCTGTCTCATCGTCCGCGGTGTCGCCTTCGAGTACCGGGCGAAGCGGCCCGAGGAGAAGTGGCAGACCAACTGGGAACACGCGATCTTCTGGACCTCGCTGATCCCGGCGCTGCTGTGGGGTGTGGCCTTCGGCAACATCGTGCGCGGCGTGAAGATCGACAAGAACTTCGAGTACGTCGGCAACTTCTGGGACCTGCTCAACCCGTACGCGATCCTGGGCGGCCTGGTCACCCTGACCCTGTTCACCTTCCACGGCGCGGTGTTCACCGCGCTCAAGACGGTGGGCGACATCCGGATGCGGGCGCGGAAGATGGCGCTCACGCTCGGTCTGGTGGCCGCGGTGCTCGCGCTCGGCTTCCTGATCTGGACCCAGGTCGACCACGGCGACGGCTGGTCGCTCATCGCGATGATCGTGGCCGTGGTCGCGCTCGTCGGGGCGATCGGCACCATCAAGATCGGGCGCGAGGGCTGGTCGTTCGCGCTGTCGGGCATCACGATCACGGCCGCCGTCGCGATGCTCTTCCTGTCGCTGTTCCCGAACGTCATGCCGTCGTCGCTCGACCCGGCCTGGAGCCTCACGGTCTCCAACGCCTCGTCGAGCCCGTACACCCTGAAGATCATGACCTGGTGCGCGGGGATCGCGACGCCGCTCGTGCTGCTCTACCAGTCGTGGACCTACTGGGTGTTCAGGAAGCGGATCGGCACGCACCACATCGCCGACGCCGCGCACTGA
- a CDS encoding cytochrome ubiquinol oxidase subunit I: MDLALAPETLARWQFGITTVYHFLFVPLTISLAALTAGLQTAWVRTEKEKYLRATKFWGKLFLINIAMGVVTGIVQEFQFGMNWSDYSRFVGDIFGAPLAFEALIAFFFESTFIGLWIFGWDKLPKKIHLACIWMVSIGTILSAYFILAANSWMQHPVGYKYNKANGRAELTDFWHVLTQNTALTQAFHTLSASFLTGGAFMVGIAAFHLARKKHIPTMRSSLRLGLITVVIAGLLTAISGDQLGKVMFKQQPMKMAAAEALWDGQNSAPFSIFAYGDVSKGHNTVELSIPGILSFLADDNFHSYVPGINDTNKAEQEKYGPGDYRPIIPVTFWAFRWMIGFGMASFAIGLLGLWLTRKKFMLPQAMRTGDDEVPNLVLFKNKALSPKFTKLYWIVALWTVGFPLIANSWGWIFTEMGRQPWVVYGVLQTRDAVSPSVSQGEVITSMTVFTLLYAVLAVIEVKLLVKYIKAGPPELTDDDLHPPTKIGGDRDADKPMAFSY; this comes from the coding sequence GTGGACCTGGCTTTGGCGCCGGAGACCCTGGCGCGATGGCAGTTCGGCATCACGACCGTCTACCACTTCCTGTTCGTCCCTCTGACGATCTCGCTCGCGGCGCTGACCGCCGGGTTGCAGACCGCCTGGGTGCGTACGGAGAAGGAGAAGTACCTCAGAGCCACCAAGTTCTGGGGAAAGCTCTTCCTGATCAATATCGCGATGGGTGTCGTCACCGGCATCGTGCAGGAGTTCCAGTTCGGCATGAACTGGTCGGACTACTCCCGCTTCGTCGGTGACATCTTCGGGGCGCCCCTGGCGTTCGAGGCACTGATCGCGTTCTTCTTCGAGTCCACCTTCATCGGGCTGTGGATCTTCGGCTGGGACAAGCTGCCGAAGAAGATCCACCTGGCCTGCATCTGGATGGTGTCGATCGGCACGATCCTGTCGGCGTACTTCATCCTGGCGGCCAACTCCTGGATGCAGCACCCGGTCGGCTACAAGTACAACAAGGCGAACGGGCGGGCCGAACTCACCGACTTCTGGCACGTGCTGACGCAGAACACGGCGCTCACCCAGGCGTTCCACACGCTGTCCGCCTCGTTCCTGACCGGCGGCGCGTTCATGGTCGGCATCGCGGCATTCCACCTGGCCCGCAAGAAGCACATTCCGACGATGCGGTCGTCGCTGCGGCTGGGCCTGATCACCGTCGTCATCGCGGGACTGCTCACCGCGATCAGCGGCGACCAGCTCGGCAAGGTCATGTTCAAGCAGCAGCCGATGAAGATGGCCGCGGCCGAGGCGCTGTGGGACGGCCAGAACTCCGCGCCGTTCTCGATCTTCGCCTACGGAGACGTGAGCAAGGGCCACAACACCGTCGAGCTGTCGATCCCCGGGATACTGTCCTTCCTCGCCGACGACAACTTCCACTCGTACGTCCCCGGCATCAACGACACCAACAAGGCCGAGCAGGAGAAGTACGGACCGGGCGACTACCGGCCGATCATCCCCGTCACCTTCTGGGCGTTCCGCTGGATGATCGGCTTCGGGATGGCGTCCTTCGCCATCGGTCTGCTCGGACTCTGGCTCACCCGCAAGAAGTTCATGCTGCCGCAGGCCATGCGGACGGGCGACGACGAAGTGCCGAACCTGGTGCTCTTCAAGAACAAGGCCCTCAGCCCGAAGTTCACGAAGCTCTACTGGATCGTGGCGCTGTGGACCGTCGGGTTCCCGCTGATCGCCAACTCCTGGGGCTGGATCTTCACCGAGATGGGCCGGCAGCCGTGGGTCGTCTACGGCGTCCTCCAGACCCGCGACGCCGTCTCCCCCAGCGTCTCGCAGGGCGAGGTCATCACCTCGATGACCGTCTTCACCCTGCTGTACGCGGTCCTCGCCGTCATCGAGGTCAAGCTGCTCGTGAAGTACATCAAGGCCGGGCCGCCCGAGCTCACCGACGACGATCTCCACCCGCCCACCAAGATCGGCGGAGACCGTGACGCCGACAAGCCGATGGCCTTCTCCTACTGA
- the hisC gene encoding histidinol-phosphate transaminase — protein sequence MSEKNPRLRAELDGVPTYKPGKPAAAGGPVAFKLSSNENPYPPLPGVMEQAIAAAGSFNRYPDMACTGLMNELSERFGVPVEHLATGTGSVGVAQQLLQATSGPGDEVIYAWRSFEAYPIITQISGATSVQVPLTDGDVHDLDAMADAITDRTRLIFVCNPNNPTGTVVRRAELERFLDRVPSDVLVVLDEAYREFIRDTEVPDGVELYRDRPNVAVLRTFSKAYGLAGLRVGFAIAHEPVAAALRKTAVPFGVSQLAQDAAVASLRAEDELLGRVGSLVAERARVVDGLRAQGWTVPETQANFVWLRLGERTTDFAAACERAGVVVRPFAGEGARITIGETEANDIFLKAAEAFRKEL from the coding sequence GTGAGCGAGAAGAACCCCAGGCTGCGTGCCGAGCTGGACGGGGTCCCCACCTACAAGCCGGGCAAGCCGGCGGCTGCCGGGGGTCCGGTGGCATTCAAGCTGTCCTCCAACGAGAACCCGTATCCCCCGCTGCCGGGCGTGATGGAGCAGGCGATCGCCGCGGCCGGCTCCTTCAACCGGTACCCGGACATGGCCTGCACGGGCCTGATGAACGAGCTGTCCGAGCGCTTCGGGGTGCCGGTCGAGCACCTGGCCACCGGCACCGGCTCGGTGGGCGTCGCGCAGCAGCTCCTCCAGGCGACCAGCGGTCCGGGCGACGAGGTCATCTACGCCTGGCGGTCCTTCGAGGCGTACCCGATCATCACGCAGATCAGCGGCGCCACGTCGGTGCAGGTGCCGCTGACCGACGGGGACGTGCACGACCTCGACGCGATGGCCGACGCGATCACCGACCGCACGCGCCTCATCTTCGTCTGCAACCCCAACAACCCCACGGGCACCGTGGTCCGCCGGGCCGAGCTGGAACGGTTCCTCGACCGGGTGCCCTCCGACGTCCTCGTGGTGCTCGACGAGGCGTACCGGGAGTTCATCCGCGACACCGAGGTGCCGGACGGCGTGGAGCTCTACCGGGACCGGCCGAACGTGGCGGTGCTGCGGACCTTCTCGAAGGCGTACGGGCTCGCCGGGCTGCGGGTCGGCTTCGCGATCGCCCACGAGCCCGTGGCGGCGGCGCTGCGCAAGACCGCGGTGCCGTTCGGCGTGAGTCAGCTCGCGCAGGACGCGGCGGTGGCCTCGCTGCGCGCGGAGGACGAACTCCTCGGACGCGTCGGCTCGTTGGTGGCGGAGCGCGCCCGGGTCGTGGACGGGCTGCGGGCGCAGGGCTGGACGGTGCCCGAGACGCAGGCCAACTTCGTGTGGCTGCGGCTGGGGGAGCGGACGACCGACTTCGCGGCGGCGTGCGAGCGGGCCGGGGTCGTCGTGCGGCCGTTCGCCGGCGAGGGCGCGCGGATCACGATCGGCGAGACCGAGGCCAACGACATCTTCCTGAAGGCGGCGGAGGCGTTCCGCAAGGAGCTCTGA
- a CDS encoding LacI family DNA-binding transcriptional regulator — translation MTAAGKHQVSRAETTRRGTRPSRAGIRDVAAAAGVSITTVSDALNGKGRLPDATRRHVREVADRLGYRPSAAARTLRTGKSGLIGLTVTTYGDEPFTFTEFAYFAEMARAATSAALARGYALVILPATSRHDVWSNVALDGTVVIDPSDHDPVVSELVRQGLPVVSDGRPAGTLPVTAWVDNDHEAAVLGILDHLAEAGARRIGLLTGTTTDTYTHLSTSAYLRWCERIGQEPVYESYPAHDPCAGAVAADRLLARPDRPDAVYGLFDPNGTDLLAAARRYGLRVPEDLLLVCCSESNVYSNTEPPITTLSLKPRRIGTAVVQLLIDAIEGLESDQPVEQVIPTELIVRTSSQRRPPRTTVSPPRSPGQG, via the coding sequence ATGACAGCAGCAGGGAAGCACCAGGTGAGCCGGGCTGAGACGACCCGCAGAGGCACCCGGCCGAGCCGGGCAGGCATCAGAGACGTTGCCGCAGCCGCCGGGGTCTCGATCACGACTGTCTCCGATGCGCTCAACGGCAAGGGCCGGCTACCGGACGCCACCCGACGCCATGTCCGCGAGGTCGCCGATCGGCTGGGCTATCGCCCTTCCGCGGCCGCCCGCACGCTCCGTACCGGCAAGTCGGGCTTGATCGGCCTGACCGTGACGACCTACGGGGATGAACCTTTCACCTTCACGGAGTTCGCGTACTTCGCCGAGATGGCCCGAGCGGCCACCTCCGCCGCGCTCGCGCGCGGTTACGCCCTTGTCATCCTGCCCGCCACCTCACGCCACGACGTGTGGTCGAACGTCGCGCTCGACGGCACCGTCGTCATCGACCCCTCCGACCACGACCCGGTCGTCAGTGAACTGGTCCGCCAGGGCCTGCCCGTCGTCTCGGACGGACGTCCCGCGGGCACCTTGCCCGTGACCGCCTGGGTCGACAACGACCACGAGGCCGCCGTACTCGGCATCCTCGATCACCTCGCCGAGGCCGGCGCCCGCCGTATCGGCCTCCTGACCGGCACCACCACCGACACCTACACGCACCTCTCCACCTCCGCGTACCTGCGCTGGTGCGAGCGGATCGGGCAGGAGCCGGTCTACGAGTCCTATCCCGCGCACGACCCCTGTGCCGGGGCCGTCGCGGCCGACCGGCTGCTCGCCAGGCCCGACCGCCCGGACGCGGTCTACGGCCTGTTCGACCCCAACGGCACGGATCTGCTCGCGGCCGCGCGCCGCTACGGCCTGCGCGTCCCGGAGGACCTGCTGCTCGTGTGTTGCAGCGAGTCGAATGTGTACTCGAATACAGAGCCGCCCATCACCACCCTCTCGCTCAAGCCGCGCCGCATCGGCACGGCCGTCGTCCAACTCCTCATCGACGCCATCGAGGGGCTCGAATCGGACCAGCCGGTCGAGCAGGTGATACCGACGGAACTGATCGTGCGGACGTCGTCCCAGCGCCGTCCGCCCCGCACCACCGTCAGCCCGCCCCGCTCCCCGGGGCAGGGCTGA